In Photobacterium sp. TLY01, the following proteins share a genomic window:
- a CDS encoding MalM family protein, producing MRFLPVCLLALTLSSCSLTDEFSPNTVNGVPNISVTESKNARQHLASATRLFTVVRELPSLDCCDDLPVLFTLSTDDVIIELSSGRSFVKLIQLSPQLRRQDLTLTSLVSQTVFAPQVQLYSEDFLLIDSLTAYRYRPFSYREPDRLEITLPLSQYNTPIHYVLVYTSQSEMDTYTPLLDIESKYDRNLGLDIMPRPWFIAPHAPTGTLILNRAK from the coding sequence ATGCGCTTCCTGCCTGTTTGTTTACTGGCACTGACATTATCAAGTTGTTCGCTAACCGACGAATTTAGCCCCAATACGGTCAATGGCGTGCCCAATATCAGCGTCACCGAATCCAAAAATGCGCGTCAGCACTTAGCGTCTGCGACCAGGCTGTTTACCGTCGTGAGGGAATTACCTTCACTGGACTGCTGCGATGATCTCCCCGTCCTGTTTACCCTCTCCACCGATGATGTGATCATCGAACTCTCCTCCGGGCGCAGTTTCGTCAAACTGATACAACTCAGCCCTCAGCTCAGACGGCAGGATCTGACGCTGACGAGTCTGGTCAGCCAGACCGTGTTTGCCCCGCAAGTACAGCTGTATTCCGAAGATTTCCTGCTGATTGACAGCCTGACCGCCTACCGCTACCGCCCTTTCTCCTACCGGGAGCCGGATCGGCTGGAAATCACCCTGCCGCTCAGTCAGTACAACACCCCAATTCACTATGTCCTGGTTTACACCAGCCAGAGCGAAATGGACACTTACACCCCCTTGCTGGACATTGAATCCAAGTATGATCGCAATCTGGGTCTGGATATTATGCCCCGCCCCTGGTTCATTGCACCGCACGCCCCCACCGGAACGCTGATTTTGAATCGCGCCAAATAA
- a CDS encoding LysE family translocator, giving the protein MDLTLLSAFIPTFFFVSITPGMCMTLAMTLGMSIGVKRALWMMLGELLGVALVAIAAVMGVATVMLNYPQLFSALKWVGGAYLFWLGINMWRNRGKMSLNLETPTVTQRGQLISQGFITAIANPKGWAFMISLLPPFININLPMAPQMAGLLTIILMTEFVALLVYANGGKSLRLFLTKGDNLQYLNRIAGTLMMGVGIWLALG; this is encoded by the coding sequence TTGGATCTCACCCTATTAAGCGCATTTATCCCTACTTTTTTCTTTGTTTCGATTACACCAGGTATGTGTATGACCCTTGCCATGACACTGGGGATGAGCATTGGTGTGAAACGTGCGCTCTGGATGATGTTGGGTGAACTGCTCGGTGTGGCACTGGTCGCCATTGCGGCAGTGATGGGCGTCGCGACAGTCATGCTGAACTATCCTCAGCTGTTCAGCGCCCTCAAATGGGTGGGCGGCGCTTACCTGTTCTGGCTGGGGATTAATATGTGGCGCAACCGGGGCAAAATGTCACTGAACCTGGAGACACCGACGGTAACACAGCGCGGACAGCTCATTTCTCAGGGATTCATCACGGCCATTGCCAACCCGAAAGGCTGGGCCTTTATGATCTCTCTGCTGCCGCCATTCATTAACATTAACTTACCCATGGCACCGCAAATGGCAGGCTTACTGACGATCATCCTGATGACAGAGTTTGTTGCCTTACTGGTGTATGCGAATGGCGGCAAGAGCCTGCGTTTGTTCCTGACCAAAGGGGACAATCTGCAGTATCTCAACCGGATTGCCGGCACTTTGATGATGGGCGTCGGGATCTGGCTGGCGCTGGGCTGA
- a CDS encoding substrate-binding domain-containing protein — MSKLRVMKKSLQMVTATVALSILSATSPAMAETKASTPFKCKPGETYYMNVMVSGVEYWFPVYEMMKEAARSMGCKTVYTGTPEYDVNKQLASFEQILAKKPAGILLHPMNPDPFIEPINRAAEMGIPVVTFAADSPNSKRVSFITSDNYQEGKFAADAVAEDMGGKGEYAVLENPGQDNHDRRVSAFIARMKSKWPDMKLVSRAASNTDATKAYNSVMTMAQAHPNLGAVFMPEATSAMGAAQAAKELGGKIRIFNADVNAKILDMIKQGEIFGAVNPNQGMQGYMGMMLLYMAAHPGLIDPMNDHDRAGYNPMSVPFVDNGFSIVTKANADDFYWDKYLAKRGTKGINE; from the coding sequence ATGAGCAAGTTACGTGTCATGAAGAAATCGCTTCAGATGGTTACCGCCACTGTTGCACTGTCCATTCTGTCCGCTACCTCACCAGCCATGGCTGAAACGAAAGCGTCAACGCCGTTTAAGTGTAAGCCGGGTGAAACCTATTACATGAACGTGATGGTATCCGGTGTGGAGTACTGGTTCCCTGTCTATGAAATGATGAAGGAAGCCGCACGCTCAATGGGTTGTAAAACTGTCTATACCGGCACGCCGGAATATGATGTGAACAAACAGCTCGCGTCATTTGAGCAGATTCTGGCGAAGAAACCGGCAGGTATTCTGCTGCACCCCATGAACCCGGATCCCTTTATTGAACCGATTAACCGGGCGGCAGAAATGGGGATTCCTGTCGTGACCTTTGCTGCGGATTCGCCTAACAGTAAGCGCGTCTCCTTCATTACCTCGGATAACTATCAGGAAGGTAAATTTGCAGCCGATGCCGTGGCGGAAGACATGGGTGGTAAAGGTGAGTACGCCGTACTGGAGAACCCGGGTCAGGATAACCACGACAGACGCGTCAGCGCCTTTATTGCGCGCATGAAGTCGAAGTGGCCAGACATGAAGCTGGTATCCCGCGCGGCCAGTAATACCGATGCCACCAAGGCGTATAACTCTGTGATGACCATGGCACAGGCACACCCGAATCTGGGCGCCGTCTTCATGCCGGAAGCAACTTCTGCCATGGGCGCAGCACAGGCGGCCAAAGAACTGGGCGGTAAAATCCGTATATTTAATGCGGATGTGAACGCCAAGATCCTCGACATGATCAAGCAAGGCGAGATCTTCGGCGCAGTGAACCCGAACCAGGGGATGCAGGGTTATATGGGCATGATGCTGCTGTATATGGCGGCGCACCCTGGCCTGATTGATCCGATGAACGATCATGACCGCGCCGGATATAACCCAATGAGCGTCCCGTTTGTCGACAACGGTTTCTCCATTGTCACCAAAGCCAATGCTGATGATTTCTACTGGGATAAATACCTGGCGAAACGCGGCACCAAAGGTATCAACGAGTAA
- a CDS encoding sugar ABC transporter ATP-binding protein, whose translation METSNTMPVLEIRNVTKTFGSTTALNHIRFDLLPGEVHAIAGENGAGKSTLMKIIDGIHQPDSGDILINGEKVVVSSPLEAQKLGIGFVHQEIALCSDVSVAENIMMAKINSSEGWLVNYKALYREAYEVVSQLADIDPRQKVSDLTISNQQLVEIAKALVLDCKILILDEPTAALTDQETEILFAIMRTLKAQGISIIYISHRMAEIFEQCDRVSVFRDGHYIHTKRIEDTTPQAIVQSLVGREIANLYPPKCPDQVENHPVILDVEGLSDGRRFNDIDFKVYQGEIFGVAGLIGAGRSEMVKGLCGLHPKQRGNLRFNGQPIAIHSYRDAIEKGIVYLSEDRKEEGLFLDLSIAVNVSALKLELVSEHGLISKDKEFEQTQTLTDRLNLKSGSLHHKVSSLSGGNQQKVALAKILSVNPKLIILDEPTRGIDVGAKSEIHKLIRDLANAGVGIIVISSELPEVIGLSDRVMVMRESRQMGLLTGDQITEQNIMHLASGSAELTQAAVQA comes from the coding sequence GTGGAAACGTCCAACACAATGCCAGTGCTTGAGATCCGTAATGTAACCAAAACCTTTGGTTCGACAACCGCGCTGAATCATATCCGCTTCGATTTACTGCCCGGTGAAGTACATGCCATTGCTGGTGAAAACGGTGCCGGCAAGTCAACACTGATGAAAATCATCGATGGCATACACCAGCCGGACAGCGGTGACATATTGATCAATGGCGAAAAAGTGGTGGTCAGCAGTCCGTTGGAAGCACAGAAGCTGGGCATCGGGTTTGTTCATCAGGAAATCGCACTCTGCTCGGATGTGTCAGTGGCTGAAAACATCATGATGGCGAAAATCAACAGCTCGGAAGGCTGGCTGGTGAATTACAAAGCCCTGTACCGCGAAGCTTATGAGGTGGTCAGCCAGCTGGCTGATATTGACCCAAGACAGAAAGTGTCTGATCTGACGATTTCTAATCAGCAACTGGTGGAAATTGCCAAAGCCCTGGTGCTGGACTGCAAAATCCTGATCCTGGATGAGCCGACAGCAGCGCTGACTGATCAGGAAACTGAGATCCTGTTTGCCATCATGCGAACGCTGAAGGCTCAAGGGATCAGCATTATTTACATCAGCCACCGGATGGCTGAGATTTTTGAGCAGTGCGACCGGGTCAGCGTGTTCCGCGACGGTCATTACATTCATACCAAACGGATAGAGGACACCACGCCGCAGGCGATTGTTCAAAGCCTGGTCGGGCGTGAAATCGCCAACCTGTATCCGCCGAAATGCCCGGATCAGGTCGAGAATCATCCTGTGATCCTCGACGTTGAAGGCCTGTCAGATGGCCGCAGATTTAACGACATTGATTTTAAAGTCTATCAGGGCGAGATCTTTGGCGTCGCCGGCCTGATTGGCGCCGGGCGATCAGAAATGGTGAAAGGGCTGTGCGGCCTGCATCCCAAGCAGCGCGGTAACCTGAGATTTAACGGCCAGCCGATCGCCATTCACAGTTATCGCGATGCCATCGAGAAAGGCATTGTCTATCTCTCGGAAGACCGTAAAGAAGAAGGTCTGTTTCTGGATTTATCCATCGCCGTCAATGTTTCTGCACTCAAGCTGGAACTGGTGTCAGAGCATGGTTTGATCAGCAAGGACAAAGAATTTGAGCAAACTCAGACCCTGACGGACAGACTCAATCTGAAAAGTGGCAGCCTGCATCATAAGGTGTCGTCACTGAGCGGGGGCAACCAGCAGAAAGTCGCCCTGGCCAAAATCCTGTCGGTAAACCCGAAGCTCATTATTCTCGATGAGCCGACCCGGGGTATCGACGTCGGGGCAAAATCTGAGATCCACAAACTGATCCGTGATCTGGCCAACGCTGGTGTCGGCATCATTGTCATCTCGTCAGAATTACCGGAAGTCATCGGCCTGAGTGACAGAGTCATGGTGATGCGCGAGTCGCGTCAGATGGGACTGCTGACCGGGGATCAAATCACTGAACAGAACATCATGCACCTTGCGTCCGGCTCCGCTGAACTGACGCAGGCAGCCGTACAGGCATAA
- a CDS encoding ABC transporter permease — MTIEHVSTPSTSVNTRKRSFRDALVRVSQMREFTLILIIVAMFIGMSFASPYFLTWANMKAMLLSFSTEGIVVVGMTMLLIVGGIDLSVGAVMCLAMVFAAKLFMLGMNPWLASLASIGFSGFIGWLMGLCVTRLGLHHFIVTLAFMGLARGASMIITQGTPISLFTLPPEFKFVGQGTLFGVPFSIIIFFVVIIISDFLLRNAKAFRKIFYTGSNEKAAQYSGVNTNKVKLYVTVLSSALCGLAGIIYMSKFGAATPNFGVGLELNIIAAAVIGGASLKGGEGTIFGAILGIALLSVVSSSLILLDVSVYWQEFIKGLILLAAVAADHHLHQKSKAKS, encoded by the coding sequence ATGACTATTGAACATGTATCGACACCCAGCACTTCAGTCAACACGAGAAAACGTTCCTTCCGCGATGCGCTGGTGCGTGTCAGTCAGATGCGGGAATTTACGCTGATCCTTATCATCGTGGCGATGTTTATCGGTATGAGCTTTGCCTCACCCTATTTCCTGACCTGGGCCAATATGAAAGCCATGCTGCTGTCGTTTTCCACCGAAGGCATTGTGGTGGTGGGCATGACCATGCTGCTGATTGTCGGCGGGATTGACCTGTCAGTCGGCGCGGTGATGTGTCTGGCCATGGTGTTCGCCGCCAAGCTTTTTATGCTGGGCATGAACCCCTGGCTGGCCAGTCTGGCCTCCATCGGTTTCAGTGGTTTTATCGGCTGGCTGATGGGGCTGTGTGTCACGCGGCTGGGCCTGCACCACTTTATTGTCACTCTGGCCTTTATGGGTCTGGCTCGGGGTGCCAGCATGATCATCACCCAGGGCACACCCATTTCGCTGTTTACGCTGCCGCCTGAATTCAAGTTTGTCGGTCAGGGAACCCTGTTCGGTGTGCCGTTCTCGATCATCATTTTCTTTGTGGTGATCATCATCAGTGACTTCCTGCTGCGTAATGCCAAAGCCTTCCGCAAGATTTTCTATACCGGCAGTAACGAGAAAGCCGCGCAGTACTCGGGCGTCAACACCAACAAGGTGAAGCTGTATGTCACCGTGCTGTCCTCCGCGCTCTGTGGTCTGGCCGGGATCATCTATATGTCGAAGTTCGGTGCTGCAACGCCTAACTTCGGGGTCGGGCTGGAGCTGAACATCATCGCCGCAGCGGTGATCGGCGGCGCCAGTCTGAAAGGGGGCGAAGGCACCATCTTCGGGGCCATTCTGGGAATCGCGTTGCTGAGTGTGGTGTCGAGTTCTCTGATTCTGCTCGATGTGTCTGTGTACTGGCAGGAGTTCATTAAAGGACTGATTCTGCTGGCGGCCGTGGCGGCGGATCACCATTTGCACCAGAAGTCGAAAGCCAAATCCTGA
- a CDS encoding sugar-binding transcriptional regulator, whose product MQTTTKSLDVSRLVSKVLFSHYKENRSQAEISKSLDLSPAKVNRIIRQAREEGLVEIILNIPHMGVMELEKQLMARTGLPKAVLCPSYADDPVVGFTQIAEAAAEFLQDTLRKNDVICISGGKALATIVDVMKPAKGMNVTVVPATGGVQGTHFTDVNYLASALAEKLGGRSMQLHAPLFADTQSDRDMLINMRATKEVLEMARHADIALAGIGAVAKGDESYFDLRHWINGEKALVAESQCKGEVFAHLYDQSGSACIPALNDKLVGLSLAEMRQIPVSIGVAAGVEKVVPIAAALRGGFLNTLITDESTAQGVLDIY is encoded by the coding sequence ATGCAAACCACAACGAAAAGCCTGGATGTGTCCCGCCTGGTGAGCAAGGTGCTGTTCTCGCATTACAAAGAGAATCGCAGCCAGGCGGAGATCTCGAAAAGCCTGGATCTGTCACCGGCCAAGGTGAACCGCATTATCCGCCAGGCGCGGGAAGAGGGGCTGGTCGAAATTATCCTCAATATTCCGCATATGGGGGTGATGGAGCTCGAAAAGCAGCTGATGGCACGTACAGGGTTGCCGAAAGCGGTGCTTTGTCCCTCCTATGCCGATGATCCGGTCGTTGGGTTTACGCAGATTGCTGAAGCAGCGGCGGAATTTTTACAAGACACCCTGCGTAAGAATGATGTCATTTGCATCAGTGGCGGCAAGGCACTGGCCACTATCGTGGATGTGATGAAGCCGGCGAAAGGCATGAATGTGACTGTGGTGCCGGCCACCGGTGGGGTGCAGGGCACGCATTTTACCGATGTGAACTATCTGGCATCAGCCCTGGCTGAAAAACTGGGGGGCCGTTCGATGCAGCTGCATGCGCCCTTGTTTGCCGATACGCAATCGGACCGCGACATGCTGATCAACATGCGGGCCACCAAAGAAGTACTGGAGATGGCCCGGCATGCCGACATCGCGCTGGCGGGTATCGGTGCGGTGGCGAAAGGCGATGAAAGCTATTTCGACCTGCGTCACTGGATCAACGGCGAAAAAGCCCTGGTGGCAGAGAGCCAGTGCAAAGGGGAAGTTTTTGCCCATCTGTACGACCAGTCCGGCTCGGCCTGTATTCCGGCTTTGAACGACAAGCTGGTTGGCCTGTCGCTGGCGGAAATGCGCCAGATTCCGGTCAGTATCGGCGTTGCAGCCGGGGTTGAAAAAGTCGTGCCGATTGCTGCCGCGCTGCGCGGCGGTTTTCTCAACACCTTGATAACGGATGAATCGACCGCGCAAGGCGTACTCGATATCTATTGA
- a CDS encoding aldo/keto reductase produces MNTRQLGFSGIDASVIGLGTWAMGGWMWGGTNEKDAVAAIQESITCGVSLIDTAPAYGLGRSEELVGKAIKGQRDKVVLATKCGLVWHTQQGNHFFDEEGKPVHRYLGRDAIQFELEQSLRRLGTDYIDLYITHWQDPTTPIEETMNTLMDLKQQGKIRAIGVSNISLAELKQYQRFGTVDAVQEKYNMIERELEQSLLPHTRATGVSCLSYSSLALGLLSGKISADRTFDGDDQRLSNPLFSQPNRQIVQQFCQSVAPLANDYGISVAQLVIAWTLSQPGITYALCGARNPSQAAENARAGEVNLAAADVDTISTLVAQSLSQLQTD; encoded by the coding sequence ATGAACACAAGACAGTTAGGTTTTTCTGGGATTGATGCCTCCGTGATTGGCCTGGGCACCTGGGCGATGGGCGGCTGGATGTGGGGCGGTACCAATGAAAAGGATGCCGTTGCCGCGATTCAGGAATCGATCACTTGCGGGGTGTCGCTGATTGACACCGCGCCGGCATACGGCCTGGGCCGCTCGGAAGAGCTGGTCGGCAAAGCCATCAAGGGCCAGCGCGATAAAGTGGTGCTGGCCACCAAGTGTGGCCTGGTCTGGCATACGCAGCAAGGCAACCATTTCTTTGATGAAGAAGGCAAGCCGGTGCACCGTTATCTTGGCCGCGATGCCATTCAGTTCGAACTGGAGCAAAGTCTGCGTCGTCTGGGCACGGATTATATCGATCTCTACATCACCCACTGGCAGGACCCGACCACACCGATTGAAGAAACCATGAACACCCTGATGGATCTGAAACAACAGGGCAAGATCCGTGCGATTGGTGTCAGCAATATCAGTCTGGCAGAGCTGAAGCAGTATCAGCGCTTTGGCACCGTGGATGCGGTGCAGGAAAAGTACAACATGATTGAGCGTGAGCTGGAGCAGAGCCTGCTACCGCACACCCGCGCCACCGGGGTCTCCTGCCTGAGCTATTCCTCGCTGGCGCTGGGGTTGCTGAGCGGAAAAATCTCCGCCGACCGCACATTTGACGGCGATGATCAGCGGTTGTCGAATCCTTTGTTTTCCCAGCCCAACCGCCAGATCGTGCAGCAGTTCTGCCAGTCGGTCGCGCCACTGGCCAATGACTATGGCATCTCAGTCGCGCAGCTGGTGATTGCCTGGACGCTGTCACAGCCGGGGATCACCTATGCCTTGTGCGGCGCCCGGAACCCGAGCCAGGCGGCTGAAAATGCGCGGGCCGGAGAGGTGAATCTGGCCGCTGCGGATGTGGATACCATCAGCACGCTGGTGGCTCAGTCACTCAGCCAGTTACAGACGGACTGA
- a CDS encoding glycerol-3-phosphate dehydrogenase/oxidase, translating into MAGDGKQRRERLPQDAHFDVVIVGGGINGISVYRELSLQGVKVLLVEKEDFCSKASAALSRMIHGGLRYLENGEFALVRESLAERNRLLANAPHYVQPLVTTIPIFSRWSGLFYALFNFTGLMDKPSRRGALVIKLGLWFYDFFTRRDQRLPRHRFFSQSETAARWPQFDPAVACSADYYDAWISAPERLAMEVLSDTGEQSDSLACNYTELLSRDGQCFTLRDTLTGETVTVTADKLVNATGAWVDQTNDRLGLASGYLQGTKGSHIIVRHPELLAELDGHMVFYENPEGRVCILFPYYGNVLIGSTDIPVADLDAVTCTDEEIDYMLDSLKAVFPALVIQRQDIVYQFSGVRPLPSVKTSTTGQIPRSHALRVDSTQDDLVRLYSLIGGKWTTFRAFGEEVADQILSDMAHPRRISTAERPIGGGRDFPQTDIERKAFTKAAQANYGLSDARAEVLLQRYGTQCLAVMAYLADGEDAMLISLPDYSRRELMYLIEHEAVCRSLDLLQRRTSVAIEGRIDNSVLAEVTELVAATLGWNEQQTKQDLAESCRQLQRLHGLDISAEQVKHIWTTSFSGGNYVYQ; encoded by the coding sequence ATGGCAGGCGATGGAAAACAAAGGCGGGAGCGATTACCTCAGGATGCGCATTTTGACGTGGTCATCGTCGGCGGTGGCATCAACGGCATCAGTGTGTACCGGGAATTGTCCTTGCAGGGGGTGAAAGTCTTGCTGGTGGAGAAAGAAGATTTCTGCAGTAAAGCCAGCGCCGCGCTGTCACGGATGATTCACGGTGGCCTGCGGTATCTGGAGAACGGCGAGTTTGCTTTGGTCAGGGAATCGCTGGCTGAGCGGAACCGTCTGCTGGCCAATGCGCCGCATTATGTGCAGCCGCTGGTCACCACGATTCCGATTTTCTCTCGCTGGTCCGGGCTGTTTTATGCGTTGTTTAACTTCACCGGACTGATGGATAAGCCCAGTCGCCGGGGGGCGCTGGTCATCAAACTGGGGCTGTGGTTTTACGACTTTTTTACCCGTCGTGATCAGCGTCTGCCCAGGCACCGTTTCTTTTCGCAGTCTGAAACGGCAGCCCGCTGGCCACAGTTCGATCCCGCGGTGGCCTGCAGCGCCGATTACTACGATGCCTGGATCAGTGCACCTGAGCGTCTGGCAATGGAGGTGCTGAGCGACACGGGTGAGCAAAGCGACAGTCTGGCCTGTAACTATACCGAGCTGCTGTCGCGGGACGGTCAGTGTTTTACGTTGCGCGATACGCTGACGGGTGAAACGGTGACGGTCACAGCGGACAAACTGGTGAACGCCACCGGTGCCTGGGTGGATCAGACCAACGATCGTCTGGGACTGGCCTCGGGCTATCTGCAGGGGACCAAAGGCTCGCACATTATTGTCCGGCACCCAGAGTTACTGGCCGAGCTGGACGGGCACATGGTGTTTTACGAGAACCCGGAAGGGCGGGTGTGCATTCTCTTTCCCTACTACGGCAATGTACTGATCGGTTCGACAGATATTCCTGTGGCGGATCTGGATGCCGTGACCTGTACCGATGAGGAAATTGACTACATGCTCGATTCACTCAAAGCCGTGTTTCCCGCCCTGGTCATTCAGCGGCAAGACATCGTCTATCAGTTCAGCGGTGTGCGTCCGCTGCCCTCGGTGAAAACCTCGACCACAGGGCAGATCCCGCGCAGTCATGCACTGCGGGTAGACAGCACACAAGACGATCTGGTGCGTCTGTACTCGCTGATCGGCGGTAAGTGGACAACATTTCGTGCCTTCGGAGAAGAAGTGGCCGATCAGATTTTATCGGATATGGCGCACCCCCGCCGGATCTCGACAGCCGAGCGGCCTATCGGCGGCGGCAGGGATTTCCCGCAGACTGATATCGAACGCAAAGCCTTTACTAAAGCGGCCCAGGCCAATTACGGCCTGAGCGACGCCAGAGCAGAGGTGCTGCTGCAACGTTACGGCACTCAGTGTCTGGCGGTGATGGCCTATCTCGCTGACGGTGAGGATGCCATGCTGATCAGCCTGCCGGATTACTCACGGCGCGAGCTGATGTACCTGATTGAACACGAGGCGGTGTGCCGCTCGCTGGATCTGCTGCAGCGCCGCACCTCAGTGGCGATCGAAGGGCGGATAGACAATTCGGTCCTGGCTGAAGTCACCGAGCTGGTGGCCGCGACGCTGGGCTGGAACGAACAACAAACGAAACAGGATCTGGCAGAAAGTTGTCGTCAGTTGCAACGACTTCATGGTCTGGACATCAGTGCCGAACAGGTAAAACACATCTGGACCACATCTTTTTCAGGAGGAAACTATGTATATCAGTAA
- a CDS encoding class I fructose-bisphosphate aldolase — MYISKKVRMNRLFNNGRCLDVALDHGVCNEPSFLDGLENMDSVVSQLVEAKPDAIQMNYGQCDLLQNVDGKDKPALVMRLDMGNPYNTIRHRHMWAVMQNDQEPVLQALQMDAACVVVNLFMLPDEPDLFRQCVVNISKVKNDCDKYGMPLMIEPLVMQPASSGKAYAVDGDAEKIVTLVRLARELGADIIKADPTADAAEFHRVVEAARCPVLVRGGGKEDVEVVFSKARQLLDQGALGMVYGRNIYQHPNPSRIVQAFMAMIHNNASVSDALAIYQQQ; from the coding sequence ATGTATATCAGTAAGAAAGTAAGGATGAACCGGCTGTTTAACAATGGCCGCTGTCTGGACGTGGCACTGGATCACGGGGTGTGTAACGAGCCGTCTTTTCTCGATGGTCTGGAAAACATGGACTCGGTAGTCAGCCAGCTGGTGGAAGCCAAACCGGACGCGATTCAGATGAACTATGGTCAGTGCGACCTGCTGCAAAACGTGGACGGCAAAGACAAACCGGCGCTGGTGATGCGTCTGGATATGGGCAATCCGTACAACACCATCCGTCACCGTCATATGTGGGCTGTGATGCAAAATGATCAGGAGCCTGTGCTGCAGGCGCTGCAAATGGATGCGGCCTGCGTGGTGGTTAACCTGTTTATGCTGCCTGATGAGCCGGATCTGTTCCGCCAGTGTGTGGTCAATATCAGCAAGGTGAAAAACGACTGTGACAAATACGGCATGCCGCTGATGATCGAACCGCTGGTGATGCAGCCGGCCAGTTCCGGGAAAGCCTATGCGGTCGACGGGGATGCGGAAAAAATCGTGACTCTGGTGCGTCTGGCCCGCGAGTTGGGTGCCGACATCATCAAAGCCGATCCAACGGCTGATGCGGCGGAATTCCACCGTGTGGTCGAAGCGGCACGTTGTCCTGTACTGGTGCGTGGCGGCGGTAAAGAAGATGTGGAAGTGGTCTTCAGCAAGGCACGTCAACTGCTGGATCAGGGCGCACTGGGTATGGTGTACGGCCGGAATATTTACCAGCATCCGAACCCGAGCCGCATCGTGCAGGCTTTCATGGCGATGATCCACAACAACGCCAGCGTGTCGGATGCTCTGGCGATTTATCAGCAGCAGTAA